TAATTCAGCAGATAAGTGGGCTCAGGTAACGACTAATAACGGTGGAGCTCCACCTCCTGTAAGGGCCGTTGAGGGTTGTTTTTCGCCAAATGGATTCCAGTTACTACAAGATATGAGAGAAGAAGGAGAGATTGATTAGGAGGAAGAAGTGGAGGAGGATGGGTCTGAAGATCATAGCGAGGAGATTAAAGTGGTATCGAAGATCATAGCGAGGAGATTAAAGGCTACGCTTCCAGACGCTATAGAGCTAAACCAATGTGCTTTTGTTGAGGGAAGGCTTCTGCTGGAAAATGTTTTGCTAGCAACTGAATTAGTCAAAGACTACCATAAGGACTCGGTAACACCTCGGGCTGCTATCAAGCTGGACATTTCAAAGGCGTTTGACACTGTTAGCTGGGAGTTTATTGAGGCAACCCTGCGTGCAATGAACTACCCGGATCTGTTTATTTCATGGATCATGAGATGCATTGATACTGCAGCTTACTCAGTGTCGGTGAATGGGGAGTTAAAAGGTTTCTTCTCCAGTAGCAGAGGCGTACGACAAGGATGCTCGCTGTCCCCGTATCTCTATGTTATAGTCAGCAACGTACTCTCCAAGCTCCTAAACAGGGCGGTTTCTGAAGGTCAGATTGGCTATCATCCACACTGTAAGGAGGTGAATCTCTCTCATCTGAGCTTCATCGATGATATAGTTGTCTTCACAAACGGCTCCCCAGAATCGCTTCGAAGCACACTGGCTGTATTTGATAAATTTGCTGCAATGTCGGGTCTGAGAATTAACATTGCTAAGTCGACTGTATTTGCTGCGGGAAGAGGGAAAGCAACACTTGAAAACGCAGTTGATGTCTCTGTATTATCCATCTCGGCGCTGCCAATCAAGTACCTTGGACTGCCCTTAACCACAAAGACTATGTCGAAGCAAGATTACGAGCCTCTAATCACCAAAATAAGGGCCAGATTTCTCTCGTGGACAAGTAAGGCACTCTCGTATGCGGGAAGATTGCAACTTATCAAGTCGGTTATTGCAAGCATCACCAACTTCTGGTGTGCAGCGTTTTGTCTCCCACAAGCCTGCATTGATGATATTGAGAGTATGTGTTCAGCATTCTTATGGAGCGGCTCACCAAATAACACTTCTATGGCAAAGGTTGCTTGGGCTGATGTCTGCTGTCCATTTGAAGAAGGTGGCTTGGGTCTGCGACGGGTTCAGGAAGTAAGTACAGTTTTCATCCTGAAACTTATCTGGCGACTCTCTGCCCACTCTAGCTCGCTGTGGGGAACTTGGGTGAAACAGTATCTCCTTCGTGGTGAGACTTTATGGGATGTGAGGGACACTGGACTAGGGTCATGGGTTTGGCGAAAGATTCTGAAGTTTCGGAACCTAGCAAATCAGTTCATCCGTATGGACATTGGGAATGGTCAGTCAGTGAGGTTTTGGTCGGATCTTTGGCACCCTGCAGGGAGGCTAATAGAGATTACTGGGGAAATTGGAACGCAAAAGCTTGGCATAGGGAGAAACACAAGGATTTGTGATGTGTATAGAGATGGTGCTTGGAGACTTCGGGTCTGTCGGGATCAACAATTATAGAGACTGGTGCATGCAATTCATCAGTTTCCCATAGTACTAAATGCTGAGGCTGCTGATGGGACTATGTGGAAAAATGGACCTGATGATTATGGGGATAAGTTCTTAGCCTCAAGTACTTGGCACCGGATCAGACAACGTAAGGACAATCTGCAATGGACTAAGCTTGTGTGGTTCTCGCAAGGAGTTCCCGCTATGCTTTCATTACCTGGCTAGCGTTTCGTGACAGACTGGCTACAGGCCATCGAACCAGTCAATGGGGCCAGCCACAATGTTGCATGTTTTGTGGTGAGCCGGGTGAGACCAGGGAGCATCTGTATTTCGCTTGTCCATATACCTACACGTTGTGGCTGGAAGTTGTGGGTAATCTGATTGGAGTTGAACCAGACCCAGACCGGGACATCACAGTTTCGAGCTTCCTCACACGGAAGTATGATCGCATCACCTTCGTCTTGTTGCGACTGGTCCTGCAAGTTACTA
The DNA window shown above is from Brassica oleracea var. oleracea cultivar TO1000 chromosome C3, BOL, whole genome shotgun sequence and carries:
- the LOC106330676 gene encoding uncharacterized protein LOC106330676, whose protein sequence is MVIGSELKPDFIVKDGVAEVAIPEEVFADVVPLWKCFFVGYFMNEAPHIGPIHATVNRIWNPPGKRTRIDVQFIGKTTVLFRIEDEKVRKRVLKKKFWHISEVPLMLGEWTPETARPPPGLSAMPLWVDLLNVPGYLYSKEGLKFLARTSGKFIKLHPHTERCVRMDVARVLVEVDLTKPLPNTISFRDREGRTVLVSITYPWLPPRCHSCSKWGHLAKDCVSQKTLDVVCNQPADVTNEPGTDIVELEGFSCKEATEKASTEIVATLITELESMSSKENLSNKSCPKEVLSLVGTKQQVEINSADKWAQEEEVEEDGSEDHSEEIKVVSKIIARRLKATLPDAIELNQCAFVEGRLLLENVLLATELVKDYHKDSVTPRAAIKLDISKAFDTVSWEFIEATLRAMNYPDLFISWIMRCIDTAAYSVSVNGELKGFFSSSRGVRQGCSLSPYLYVIVSNVLSKLLNRAVSEGQIGYHPHCKEVNLSHLSFIDDIVVFTNGSPESLRSTLAVFDKFAAMSGLRINIAKSTVFAAGRGKATLENAVDVSVLSISALPIKYLGLPLTTKTMSKQDYEPLITKIRARFLSWTSKALSYAGRLQLIKSVIASITNFWCAAFCLPQACIDDIESMCSAFLWSGSPNNTSMAKVAWADVCCPFEEGGLGLRRVQEVSTVFILKLIWRLSAHSSSLWGTWVKQYLLRGETLWDVRDTGLGSWVWRKILKFRNLANQFIRMDIGNGQSVRFWSDLWHPAGRLIEITGEIGTQKLGIGRNTRICDVYRDGAWRLRFPIVLNAEAADGTMWKNGPDDYGDKFLASTFRDRLATGHRTSQWGQPQCCMFCGEPGETREHLYFACPYTYTLWLEVVGNLIGVEPDPDRDITVSSFLTRKYDRITFVLLRLVLQVTIYSVWRERNDRPHNGTAKSVDQLGRIIDKAMRNRIMSTKYYLKPKLQGLMQRWFMAHMS